Proteins encoded within one genomic window of Empedobacter falsenii:
- a CDS encoding ATP-dependent helicase, with product MNREEIGNQLLNEVLNIQLANKPINSKYLDLKRLVENIAFELTKNEALQFSNFFSKLSFICNQYQVSTKIHSFRKTAQRILSEKYEPTEHEYFTHYKYVADFISSIYEVMIPAEIIYYFPEKEFYTNKILTRNRVKKLRVQVIEIKRDCLICDHEDNETEENITVQIDEDGVNENFTSIEDFWIGAQLNLVNSTIDEEGIYHPRFIILEPDYLVDISAIAECFQDYGTSELHYIQKKFEEAPNSKHIRLGNFANSVVDHFSTENIENTDFNEIFKNDFKNYPLEYTACNDLTNPQDLKDYYLEAKGHFNRIQKVLTEDFPQYDISLDRALIEPSFLCEQYGIQGRLDLLDINPEGKNKIIELKSGGAPFPDDGKSVKPNHATQLFLYYQIIGVLYDLEFKDVTKNTEGYIFYSKVYQGNLRFDVPTLARVQRIFDLRNRIIINENRLANHTLTDIESTIYSIKPANFIKRKINPRFKEILEEQLDKFIYPIKNSSPLEKAYFYSFTNFIAKEQYMAKLGLGQSTSNNGLASLWLNTFEEKNNNFEIIYDLEIVENHISGPKREIKLKRTNPANDFISIREGDICILYPRNESKDSVLTNQVFKCTIKSISREFIVLRFRYQQPNTRFFDSFDSTGKWALERDFMDSSFVSMYRNLYGLIHSSKAKKDLILTQSIPKSQMDYDYFNSNLSDEQNRILKKALSAKDYFLLNGPPGTGKTSIIIKELVKEIYEKQDCNILLLAYTNRAVDELCESINSAISNQIEQKFIRIGNELSTSPEFHSNLLNKIIEQKDADLEQKGEKFSRKTIQDIIRKQRIFVSTVASISSKNDILKLKKFDTIIIDEASQILEPQIVGILPKAERFIMIGDHKQLPAIVLQNPELAKTNNELLENIGLINRKNSIFERLYEFCERNNYENAFDQLTYQGRMHAEIADFPNNYFYDGKLNVAFDIPNLNDEIKQSLNRQRADLHFEHYNQANDLQNFITNHRFAFINVDENPYLPSTNVQEADLIVKFVQEIIHLYEINQKPFDPKKTIGIIAPFRNQIALIKQKLELANIPNQEQITVDTVERYQGSQRDIILYSFAVTYHSQLNALVNMNDQGNVDRKLNVALTRAKEQLFLIGNQAILKENHLIKTLIDYLENKSTHKLTI from the coding sequence GTGAATCGAGAAGAAATAGGAAATCAACTGCTAAATGAAGTTTTAAACATTCAACTTGCCAATAAACCAATCAATTCTAAATATTTAGATTTAAAACGTTTGGTTGAAAATATTGCGTTTGAGTTGACAAAAAACGAAGCCTTACAGTTTTCTAACTTTTTCTCGAAACTATCTTTTATCTGTAATCAATATCAAGTTTCAACTAAAATTCATTCGTTTCGTAAAACGGCTCAACGAATTCTGAGCGAGAAATACGAACCGACAGAACACGAATATTTTACACATTATAAATATGTTGCGGATTTTATTTCCTCGATATATGAAGTAATGATTCCGGCAGAAATTATTTATTATTTTCCTGAAAAAGAATTTTATACCAACAAAATTCTTACTCGAAATCGAGTAAAAAAATTGCGTGTTCAAGTGATTGAAATCAAGCGAGATTGTTTGATTTGCGATCATGAAGACAATGAAACAGAAGAAAATATTACAGTTCAAATTGATGAAGATGGTGTAAACGAAAACTTTACTTCTATTGAGGATTTTTGGATTGGTGCGCAATTAAATTTAGTCAATTCGACGATTGATGAAGAAGGAATTTATCATCCACGTTTTATCATTCTCGAACCTGATTATTTGGTTGATATTTCGGCAATTGCTGAATGTTTTCAAGATTATGGAACTTCCGAATTACATTATATTCAGAAAAAATTTGAAGAAGCGCCAAACAGCAAACATATTCGATTAGGAAATTTTGCCAATTCAGTTGTCGATCATTTTTCAACGGAAAACATTGAAAATACTGATTTTAATGAGATTTTTAAGAATGATTTTAAAAATTACCCATTAGAATATACGGCTTGCAACGATTTGACGAATCCGCAAGATTTGAAAGATTATTACTTGGAAGCAAAAGGTCATTTTAATCGTATTCAAAAAGTGTTGACCGAGGATTTTCCACAATATGATATTTCGTTGGATCGCGCATTAATTGAACCTTCATTTTTGTGCGAACAATACGGAATTCAAGGTCGTTTGGATTTATTGGATATTAACCCCGAAGGAAAAAATAAAATTATCGAGCTGAAATCTGGTGGTGCACCTTTTCCTGATGACGGAAAAAGTGTCAAGCCAAATCATGCGACGCAGCTCTTTTTATATTACCAAATTATTGGTGTTTTGTATGATTTAGAGTTTAAAGATGTCACAAAAAACACCGAAGGTTATATTTTCTATTCGAAAGTATATCAAGGAAATTTACGTTTTGATGTGCCAACTTTAGCGCGAGTTCAACGTATTTTTGATTTACGAAATCGAATAATTATCAATGAAAATCGTTTAGCAAATCATACATTAACCGATATTGAATCAACGATTTATTCGATAAAACCTGCGAATTTTATCAAGCGAAAAATTAATCCTCGTTTCAAAGAAATTTTAGAAGAGCAATTGGATAAATTTATCTATCCGATCAAAAATAGTTCGCCATTAGAAAAGGCTTACTTCTACTCTTTTACGAATTTCATTGCGAAAGAGCAATATATGGCGAAACTTGGTTTGGGACAATCGACTTCCAACAATGGTTTGGCGAGTTTGTGGCTGAATACTTTCGAAGAAAAAAACAATAATTTCGAGATTATTTATGATTTAGAAATTGTAGAAAATCATATTTCTGGCCCAAAACGTGAAATCAAGCTAAAAAGAACCAATCCTGCGAATGATTTTATTTCGATTCGCGAAGGTGATATTTGTATTTTGTACCCAAGAAATGAATCAAAAGATTCTGTTTTAACAAATCAGGTTTTTAAATGTACGATCAAAAGTATTTCGAGAGAATTTATTGTGTTGCGTTTTCGTTATCAACAACCTAATACACGCTTTTTTGATTCGTTTGATTCAACAGGAAAATGGGCATTAGAACGAGATTTTATGGATTCTTCTTTTGTTTCGATGTACCGAAATTTGTATGGATTAATTCATTCTTCTAAAGCGAAAAAAGATTTGATTTTAACACAGTCTATTCCAAAAAGTCAAATGGATTATGATTATTTTAATTCAAATCTTTCGGATGAACAAAATCGAATTCTGAAAAAAGCACTTTCCGCAAAAGATTATTTTTTGTTGAATGGACCTCCGGGAACAGGAAAAACATCGATTATCATCAAAGAATTGGTAAAAGAAATTTATGAAAAACAGGATTGTAATATTTTGCTTTTGGCGTATACAAATCGTGCGGTTGATGAATTATGTGAATCAATCAATTCGGCGATTTCTAATCAAATTGAACAAAAATTTATCAGAATTGGGAATGAATTGTCTACTTCTCCCGAATTTCATTCAAACTTATTGAATAAAATCATCGAGCAAAAAGATGCTGATTTAGAACAAAAAGGAGAAAAATTTTCGAGAAAAACGATTCAAGATATTATTCGTAAACAACGCATTTTTGTTTCGACAGTTGCTTCAATTTCAAGTAAAAATGATATTCTAAAATTAAAGAAATTTGATACAATTATTATTGATGAAGCTTCACAAATTTTAGAACCACAAATTGTTGGAATTCTACCAAAAGCAGAACGTTTTATCATGATTGGTGACCACAAACAATTACCTGCAATCGTTTTACAGAATCCTGAATTAGCAAAAACGAATAACGAATTATTAGAAAATATTGGTTTAATTAACCGTAAAAACTCTATTTTCGAGCGTTTGTATGAATTCTGTGAACGAAATAATTACGAAAATGCTTTTGATCAATTAACGTATCAAGGAAGAATGCATGCTGAAATCGCAGATTTTCCGAACAATTATTTTTATGATGGAAAATTAAATGTAGCTTTTGATATTCCAAATTTGAACGATGAAATAAAACAAAGCTTAAATCGTCAACGTGCAGATTTACATTTTGAACATTATAATCAAGCAAATGATTTACAAAACTTTATTACAAATCATCGTTTTGCGTTTATCAATGTTGACGAAAATCCTTATTTGCCTTCAACGAATGTGCAAGAAGCCGATTTGATTGTGAAATTTGTACAAGAAATTATTCATTTATACGAAATCAATCAAAAACCATTTGATCCAAAGAAAACAATTGGAATTATTGCGCCTTTTAGAAATCAAATTGCGTTGATTAAACAAAAATTAGAATTAGCAAATATTCCAAATCAGGAACAAATTACGGTTGATACAGTGGAACGTTATCAAGGGAGTCAGCGCGATATTATTCTGTATAGTTTTGCTGTGACGTATCATTCGCAATTGAACGCCTTGGTGAATATGAACGATCAAGGAAATGTAGATAGAAAGCTGAATGTTGCGTTAACGCGTGCAAAAGAACAATTATTTTTGATTGGAAATCAAGCCATTTTGAAAGAAAATCATTTAATTAAAACCTTAATTGATTATTTAGAAAATAAATCTACTCATAAACTGACAATCTAA
- a CDS encoding DUF4846 domain-containing protein translates to MKKYICFIFPFFIFSCKDENSTNSKNHQDSIQKIVEKESFINEKENKIIDRYSVPKGFQRENYNQNEFGYFLQHLQLKDFGTLVKYYNGKEKPENNVYNAVIDLPIGNKDLHQCADATMRLRADYLYQQKRYDEISFNFLSDGKPRKFTDFANGDYSPENYWKYLENVFSYANTASLKSQLKSVNFEQIKIGDILLQQGNPYGHAIMVVDLAKNKQGEKIVLLAQSYMPAQEIQILNNPMDKKLNPWYKVQQGKIKTPEWLFTSDDWKTW, encoded by the coding sequence TTGAAAAAATATATCTGCTTCATATTTCCATTTTTCATCTTCAGTTGTAAAGATGAAAATTCAACGAATTCTAAAAATCATCAAGATTCAATTCAAAAAATTGTTGAGAAAGAAAGTTTTATCAACGAAAAAGAGAATAAAATAATTGATCGATATTCCGTACCAAAAGGTTTTCAAAGAGAAAATTATAATCAAAATGAATTCGGCTATTTTCTACAACATTTGCAATTAAAAGACTTTGGAACACTTGTAAAATATTATAATGGAAAAGAAAAACCTGAAAATAATGTGTACAATGCGGTGATTGATTTACCGATTGGAAACAAAGATTTACATCAATGTGCAGATGCAACAATGCGTTTGAGAGCTGATTATCTCTACCAACAAAAGCGTTATGATGAAATCTCTTTCAACTTTTTATCGGACGGAAAACCACGCAAATTTACTGATTTTGCAAATGGAGATTATTCACCAGAAAATTATTGGAAATATTTAGAAAATGTGTTCAGTTATGCGAATACAGCTTCTTTGAAAAGTCAATTGAAATCGGTGAATTTTGAACAGATAAAAATTGGAGATATTCTTTTGCAACAAGGAAATCCTTATGGACACGCGATTATGGTAGTCGATTTAGCAAAGAATAAACAAGGTGAAAAAATTGTTTTACTTGCTCAAAGTTATATGCCTGCGCAAGAAATTCAGATTCTTAATAATCCGATGGATAAAAAATTAAATCCTTGGTATAAAGTGCAACAAGGTAAAATTAAAACTCCAGAATGGTTGTTTACAAGTGATGATTGGAAAACGTGGTAA
- a CDS encoding T9SS type A sorting domain-containing protein produces the protein MTKVSANGNLEWTKKQDNLRYLDFVITNNELFTLSTPLNQNSSQNFNIYRYNLDGHLISSLPINVTNDITLTSVVLTNDNSYLLAGQKVDSQYEKVKVYLMKVNKKGQKVWEKVIGDADDNAITSISSSKNGDIFFSGYIYNSSQVNPTNLEWTVKLSNKGDIIWSKVTAGIHPEINKVIVTESKDGGCITLTTSLEGKAEVNKYDKNGNQQWIKSFDTGYSSVKFNPSNIFEDNNKIVFGGIFESNNESKIEALYLDQNGNLLNNFTLGIKEPSYYMNAILSNTFDEGLSILDKNYNGDINLSKINSKKQDQNIKNITIAPNPATDYINIQPLSGKNTILIKNSIGKEVLKIESNKEKENINISKLQKGIYFISISGESKLENYLLMKK, from the coding sequence TTGACAAAAGTAAGTGCAAATGGAAATTTAGAGTGGACTAAAAAACAAGACAATTTGCGGTATCTAGATTTTGTAATTACCAATAATGAATTATTTACTTTAAGCACTCCATTAAATCAAAATTCATCTCAAAATTTTAATATTTACAGATACAATCTTGATGGTCATTTAATTTCTAGTTTGCCAATAAATGTTACTAATGATATTACTTTAACTAGTGTAGTTTTAACAAATGATAATAGCTATTTATTAGCAGGACAAAAAGTAGATTCGCAATATGAAAAGGTGAAAGTTTATTTGATGAAAGTTAATAAGAAGGGACAAAAAGTATGGGAGAAAGTAATAGGGGATGCTGATGATAATGCGATAACTTCAATATCTTCATCAAAAAATGGTGATATCTTTTTTAGTGGATATATTTATAATAGTTCACAAGTAAATCCTACTAATTTAGAATGGACTGTTAAATTGTCAAATAAAGGAGATATTATTTGGAGTAAAGTCACAGCAGGAATACATCCAGAAATTAATAAAGTTATTGTTACAGAAAGTAAAGATGGTGGTTGTATTACATTAACAACATCTTTAGAAGGTAAAGCAGAAGTAAATAAATATGATAAGAATGGAAATCAACAATGGATAAAATCATTTGACACTGGTTATTCATCTGTTAAATTTAACCCTAGCAATATATTTGAAGATAATAATAAAATTGTATTCGGAGGTATTTTTGAAAGTAATAATGAAAGTAAGATTGAAGCACTTTATTTAGATCAGAATGGTAATTTATTGAATAATTTCACTTTAGGTATAAAAGAACCTTCTTATTATATGAATGCAATTCTTTCAAATACATTTGATGAAGGATTATCTATCTTAGATAAAAATTATAATGGTGACATTAATTTAAGCAAAATAAATTCAAAAAAACAGGATCAAAATATTAAGAATATTACAATCGCTCCTAATCCTGCTACAGATTATATAAATATTCAACCTTTAAGTGGAAAAAATACAATTTTGATAAAAAATTCTATAGGTAAAGAAGTATTAAAAATAGAATCAAATAAAGAAAAAGAAAATATTAATATTTCGAAACTTCAAAAAGGAATTTATTTTATTTCAATTAGTGGAGAAAGTAAATTAGAAAATTATTTATTAATGAAAAAATAA